A window of Cohnella herbarum contains these coding sequences:
- a CDS encoding CIS tube protein, whose protein sequence is MALSKAQIIISKNDSQETVNVLFNPNEYVLQSGNQYAWQTIPGLQSPIAQFISGEATTLTMDLFFDTFEKGTDVRKLTAKISGLLNVDHGLHAPPSCRFVWGSLDFKGVAEKVQQRFTMFLDSGLPVRATLNVTFRAILSMTEQYQKVPRESADRTKQKTLKQNEQLWMMAADEYEDAGQWRSIAEANGIDNPRKLPYGRKLIIPRLE, encoded by the coding sequence TTGGCTTTAAGCAAAGCGCAAATCATCATTTCCAAGAACGACTCGCAAGAAACGGTTAACGTCCTATTTAATCCGAACGAATACGTGCTCCAGTCCGGTAACCAATACGCATGGCAGACGATCCCGGGACTGCAATCCCCGATCGCGCAATTCATTAGCGGCGAGGCCACGACGCTAACGATGGATCTCTTCTTCGATACTTTCGAGAAGGGCACCGACGTTCGCAAGCTCACGGCGAAAATTTCCGGGTTGCTTAACGTGGACCACGGGTTGCATGCGCCGCCGTCTTGTCGGTTCGTCTGGGGATCGCTTGATTTCAAAGGCGTCGCGGAGAAGGTACAGCAGCGGTTTACGATGTTCTTGGACTCCGGTCTTCCCGTTCGCGCAACGTTAAACGTCACGTTCCGCGCCATTCTATCGATGACCGAACAGTATCAGAAAGTCCCCCGCGAGAGCGCCGATAGAACGAAGCAGAAAACATTGAAGCAAAACGAGCAATTGTGGATGATGGCGGCGGACGAATACGAAGATGCCGGGCAGTGGCGATCGATCGCGGAAGCGAACGGAATCGACAATCCGCGCAAGCTTCCTTACGGAAGGAAGCTCATTATACCAAGGTTGGAGTGA
- a CDS encoding phage late control D family protein produces MATIKFDSTTYTFAELERKYRNFFAPAFDISVDGQSFVLKQIAVSALTVNTTMEPKSDSFQFRIENAYDAVARQFKWLGSLIDVGKTIEIKMGYTDKLELVFDGIITGFTVDYPSEGQPTISVQGMDRSCLMMRSITSNLWKQKKVSDVVKEIGGKYSLQLKVDDTLTPKPAIEQMRKSDFHFLRDLAEETNHDFFIVGQKLYFRKMNPSASPVITLMYGKNLKSYSAVVDISKQVSKLIYRGTDPQTWESFEATASGVNKIGTNGRTGQDIMTALSSNTIETVYSNASSQAEAQEMADSMLNERAMELVRGEGECLGLPEIRAGRHIKVDGLGAQFNQPYVLSSVTHTINSQGFVTKFEVEGNAI; encoded by the coding sequence GTGGCGACCATCAAATTCGACAGCACCACTTATACGTTCGCCGAGCTTGAGCGGAAGTACCGTAATTTTTTCGCGCCTGCGTTCGACATCAGCGTGGATGGACAGAGCTTCGTATTGAAGCAAATCGCCGTATCCGCTCTCACGGTGAACACGACAATGGAACCGAAGTCGGATTCCTTTCAATTTCGAATCGAAAACGCTTATGATGCCGTGGCACGCCAGTTCAAGTGGCTCGGATCGCTCATCGACGTCGGCAAAACGATAGAGATCAAGATGGGCTACACCGACAAGCTAGAGTTGGTGTTCGACGGCATCATCACGGGATTCACGGTGGATTATCCATCGGAAGGCCAACCTACCATCTCGGTGCAAGGGATGGACCGATCCTGTCTTATGATGCGAAGCATCACCTCCAATCTATGGAAGCAAAAGAAGGTTAGCGACGTCGTTAAAGAAATCGGCGGTAAGTACAGCCTGCAGCTTAAGGTGGACGACACGCTAACGCCGAAGCCGGCGATCGAGCAAATGCGCAAGAGCGACTTTCACTTTTTACGGGATTTGGCCGAAGAAACCAATCATGACTTTTTTATCGTCGGTCAAAAGCTTTATTTTCGCAAAATGAATCCTTCCGCAAGCCCGGTCATTACGCTTATGTACGGTAAAAATCTTAAGAGCTACTCTGCGGTCGTGGATATTTCCAAACAAGTCAGCAAGTTAATCTATCGAGGGACCGATCCCCAGACTTGGGAATCGTTCGAGGCGACTGCTTCCGGAGTTAACAAGATCGGCACCAACGGCAGGACGGGTCAAGATATTATGACGGCGTTATCCAGCAATACGATCGAAACGGTATATAGTAACGCGTCATCGCAGGCGGAAGCTCAGGAGATGGCCGATTCCATGCTTAACGAACGCGCGATGGAATTGGTGCGAGGCGAAGGCGAATGCCTAGGATTACCCGAGATTCGCGCCGGACGACACATCAAGGTGGATGGCTTGGGTGCGCAATTTAATCAGCCGTACGTGTTGAGCAGCGTTACGCATACGATCAATAGCCAGGGGTTCGTTACCAAATTCGAAGTGGAAGGGAATGCGATCTAA
- a CDS encoding phage baseplate assembly protein V — protein MPSMNDFFPSRSDSGTSGGLSTMNGVMVATVTNNQDPNGLNRVKLKFPLRENEHETDWAPITSLMSGSSMGTLFVPEVGDEVLVAFLLGNMNQPFVIGSLWNKNKKPPAKDEKNNIRKIYSRAGHELIFDDTENAGKVTLKTKQGIKLEIDDQNEKITLGTKSDAQSIVMAGSSAGTVTIKSGANKITIDNKGDIKIESTKEITLKSTQINLEATAAMKVKGGAKLDLLADGIITIKGAMVKIN, from the coding sequence ATGCCTTCGATGAACGACTTCTTTCCTTCCCGTTCCGATAGCGGCACAAGCGGGGGACTCAGTACCATGAACGGCGTCATGGTAGCCACGGTCACGAATAACCAAGATCCTAACGGCCTAAACCGGGTAAAGTTGAAATTTCCGTTAAGGGAAAACGAGCACGAAACCGATTGGGCTCCGATCACTTCGCTCATGTCGGGGAGCAGCATGGGAACATTATTCGTTCCCGAAGTCGGGGATGAGGTTCTTGTAGCTTTCCTGCTCGGAAACATGAATCAACCGTTCGTGATCGGGTCGCTATGGAACAAGAATAAGAAACCCCCGGCTAAAGACGAGAAGAACAACATTCGGAAGATTTACTCGAGAGCCGGTCATGAGCTCATATTCGACGATACCGAGAACGCGGGCAAGGTGACCTTAAAGACGAAACAAGGCATCAAGCTGGAGATCGACGATCAGAACGAGAAAATCACGTTAGGAACGAAAAGCGACGCGCAATCGATCGTCATGGCGGGGAGCTCCGCGGGCACGGTTACGATCAAGTCCGGAGCGAATAAAATCACCATCGACAATAAGGGCGATATCAAAATAGAATCGACGAAAGAAATCACGTTGAAGAGCACGCAGATTAACCTTGAAGCGACCGCGGCGATGAAAGTTAAGGGCGGAGCGAAGCTGGATCTGCTGGCGGACGGAATCATTACGATTAAAGGCGCGATGGTCAAAATCAACTGA